The Jaculus jaculus isolate mJacJac1 chromosome 14, mJacJac1.mat.Y.cur, whole genome shotgun sequence nucleotide sequence cagggtctctagccagtgcaaacaaactccagatgcatgtgtcccccccttgtgcatctggcttacatgggtactggggaatcgaaactgggtcatttggctttacaggcaaacaccttaacttctaagccatctctccagctccctctaagggtatgtttttaaatttatttgagagagagagtatgagtgcaccaggccctcgagccactgcaaacaacctccagatgaaagagccaccttgtgcatctggtttatgagggtactggggaattgaacctgtgtccttaggcttcccaggcaagtgccttaaccactaactaagccatctctccacacccctcatatttttttttttttttttgcttttgtttttccctgaggtagggtcttgctctaggttaggctgacctggaatttactatgtagtctcagggtggcctaaaattcacggcaatcttcctacctctgcctcccaagtgctaggattaaaaggtatgtgtcaccatgccctgctcctctGGGATTTTGATCCCTTAATCTTAAGGACTGATAATGGCTGAAGACATGGAGCTTGCCTATGCAGGTACAGAAAGTCTCAACTTGCCTGGTCTAAGGGGAAGTTTGAAAGCTTGGGGACTGGCAGATCATCATACTGTAAGAGGCTGCTATTACCAGAATTATCAACATACAGACAAGGTCCACAGCAATGTGTTCTGCCGAATCCAGAGATTAGTACAACTGGCAAGACCTTTTTATCATGAGGTGCTCGAGAATCATGGTGTGAATTCCAGTCCTTGCGaggtagaggcaaaaggatcaggagttcaaggtcatccttagctccCTAGTAAGTTtatggccagcctggactacctaagacttttttctttctttcttttttttttggttcttttggtTTATCGAAGTtggtagggtctcggtctagctcaggctggcctggaattcactgtcgtcACAGGGTGgccctcaaacacatggtgatcctacctctgcctcccgaatgctaggattagaggtgtgtgccaccatgcccagcttcctaaaaccctttcttaaaaaacaaaaacgtagccgggcgtggtggcgcacgcctctaatcccagcactcaggaggcagaggcaggaggatcgccgtgagttcaaggccaccctgagatgacagagttaattccaggtcagcctgaaccagagtgagaccctacctcgaaaaacaaaaacaaaaacaacaacaacaaaaaaaccaaaaaacgaacgaacaacaacaaaaaaccctcaatgAGGCAGAATTGCTATGTTTGAGGTCaatctggtctacatagtgagtcccaggtcagcctgaactatacaGTGAAtccttgtttaaaaagaaaaggcttgctgggcgtggtggcacacgcctttaatcccagcactcaggaggcagaggtaggaggatcaacatgagtttgaggccaccctgagactacatagtgaattccaggtcagcctgagccagagtgagaccctacctcgaaaaaccaaaataaaataaaaaagaaaggctcgccaggtgtggtagcacatgcccttaatcccagcactggggaggcaggaggattattccaggtcagcctgagctagagtgatcctacctcgaaaaaaaaaaaacaaaaagaaaaaggctagaCGTAGCTCAATGGTAATTTACCTggtatgtgtgaggccctgggtttaatcctcaaCACCACtcacacaaaataacaaaaacaggaggcaagccgggcattgtggtgcacgcctttaaccccagcactcgggaggcagaggtaggaagatcaccgtgagtttgaggccactctgagactccatagtgaattccaggtcagcctgggctagagtgagaccctacctcgaaaaacaaacaaaaacaaacaaacaaacaaaaaaatcccccaaacaaccaggaggcagaggtggaagaatcaccatgagttcgaggccactctgagaatacatagtgaattccatccaggtcagcctgagctagaatgaaaccctacctcaaaacctttctcctccaaaaaagaaaacaatgtattTGGAGAGAACATACATCTGtacttatttcttttcattattactTAGACAATATGGTCTAATTGCTATTatcaacatttattattattattgttttttcgaggtagtctcactagctcaggctgacctggaattcactatgtagtcttaggtggccttgaactctctgcaatccttctacctctgcctcccaagtgctgggattaaaagcatgcaccgctAAACCCTGCTTATAAACAGTTATTTGCATTGCATTGGGTATGCTATCAACCAGTGATGGAGGAACATGGGTAGGAACATGGGGTGCGGGGGAcggaaagcaaagcaaaaccaaGAAACAGACCAGGTgttgtggtgcttgcctttaatcccagcacttggaaagcagtggaaggaggatcactgtgaattccaggtcggcctgggctagagttagaccctacctgataaaaacaaaacaagctgggcatggcggcgggTATAGTggtacaagaaaataaaaaagctggcCATTCTGTTCATAACATAATATTCCAGTGGactggtttatattgattgccaacttgacaggagCTAGACTCACCTGTGAGGGAATGTGTAGATTAGGTTAGCTTGTGCTTTCCTATGGATTAtgagttatttgcaagcagaggcagacagtgaggatgaatgaatgaatatgggagtaccagggcctcctgccactgcaaaggaactccagatgccatgtaccatcttttttttttgtttgtttttgtttttttgaggtagagttttgctgtagcccaggctgacctggaactcattatgtagtttcagaatggtcttgaacttgtagcaatcctcctacctctgccgcccaagtgcagggattaaaggcgtgagccaccaggcctggcttgcatataccattttgtacatctggctttacttgggtcctggggatttggacccagaccatcaggctttgtaaaacaagtgcctttattggctgagccgtctctccagccccccgaaGTTAGCCACCGGAACCGTGGGGCACATTCCATGGTCTGAGGCTGGTTGGGCACCAGTGCTCATGGCTCTGCTACCCGTGCTGCAACATGAGCCCTGCTCCTGCCACGCTTCCCCAGCCTGGGTGAACTCTACCGTCTGAAACGGTAAGCAGAAATAAACGTTTTTCTTCCCTGAACTGCTTCTGGCTGGgagttttgtcctagcaacaagaaagtaacggATATACCTGCCGTGTTCGGTGCAGCTCCATCTCCATGGCAAAGTAGGATACAAGCCACACATGCCCTGACTCCAGGTATTGGGCCTGAAACCTGCTGTCACTGTGAAGCAGGACCCACCCTGTCAGTAGCTAATGTCCCAGGAGATGATGCCACTGGAATCTTCCAGAATCATACTAAAATGATCTCCGACTCTGGGACAGATCATCAGGCATGTTCGAACAGACCCAGAATCCCACAACCATACGTGACCTCTGGGTGACCTGAGAAAACCTGTAGACCTGCCTGCCACAGCTGAAACCTTAGGGGTCCCATGGAATTACAGTGGGATACTACTTAGCAGAACTACCTTGTGCCATAGTCAGAGCCAGAGGGTGAAGTATGTAAGGACAACCTTTACAGATGAGATGTCTGGGTGGGAGGGGCAGTCTGTTGTTAGGCAGTTCCTTTATCCAAGGTCACAGATAGGGACACTGAAGCTGAGCGCCAGATCTGGATTTGGGGGAGCCTGCTCCTGTTCACTTCTGGTTTGTACTCCATCAAAAGCCTAGAGGTGGAGTCAGCCAAGTGAGCCTGTAGGAACTCCATACAACCCTTTCCTCAACACATTTGTGGAACATCAGCAATGTCCAACTACTTTGTGCAATAGGCAGGAAGTCGGTCTCAGCTTTCAGTGAGTACGAAACCAACAGGGAAAGGTAACCTGGGGGCTGGGtaaatggcccagtggttaaggcacttgcttataaagcctaacaatatgggttcagttccctagtatccatgtaaagtcaaatgcacaaagtggcccatgcatctggagtttgtttgcattggctagtggccctggtacacccattgtttCTGTAcgtgtgcaaataaacaaattatttaaaaaaatttaagagctggagccaggtgtggtggcacacccctttaataccagcacttgggaggtagaggtaggagaattgctttgagttcgaggccaccttgagactagtgaattccaggtcagcctgatctagagtgagaccctacctccaaaaacaaaaataaaaaaaatgagctgggcatactttaatcccagcacttgggaggcggaggtaggaggccatcagactacatagtgaagtcgaggtcagcctgaggtagagcctcactctacctcgataaaccaaacaaaacaaaaaatccaggttggcctgagctagagtgagatcaacctagaaaaactaaaaaaccacAAGATGAAGAACAGGAGCGAAGGGTAGAGGGACCTGCTGAGCTGTGATTAACTCAGGGAGCTATCTTGTCCTTTAGTTCTGTAAGGACCCATGACCATTATCCCTGCTCCGGAGGTAACCCAGCTGCTTAAGGGGAGGGGGCTTTCTCTTGGGTCTGACATACCCCCCACCAGGCCCTTCAGTGTCAGAAGACCAGATAGCCTGTTATGATGGGGTACCAAGGAGACGCCCAACCACTGGGAGGAAACAAGGGAACAGGGCTGCTGTAAACATGGGACTCCACCCGGAACGGAAACACCTGTGGCTGGAGGGGCCACCCTCCGCAAAGCCTCACCCCTCCTCTGGGTCACTGCCTAGGTTATTTTCTCCTGGGTCTATGCACCTCACCCTTTAAGCAGGCTCAGGCCCTCCTCTGACCTGTCCCAGCCCTTCCTGCCACCCATTTGATATAGGCCCACTTCCTGACAGGAACCCCCGCCCTTGCAGGCCTGGGTAAAAGGCAGAGCAGTCCCCTGGGTTTGCATCCCTTGAGGGAGCTCTGGAAGGAGCAACAGATTCCTCTCCTCATGGCCCGGTCTCCCAACCCTTGTACCAGTGCTGTGCTTCAGACCCTGGTACAGGCCTGGGGGACAGGGACCTGAGGACCCCAGCACCTGCTGCGTGAACGTTCCAGGACAGCTGCTGTGGTTTCCCACTTCAGATGGGCCTTCCCACCAGGTTGGAATGTGCTTCCCTCCCACCTGTGCTTTCTTTCCGCAGTTCTGCCTTTTATCCCCACAGCTGACACCCTAGGGTCCTCTTCCTTCTCAACCCTATCGCCCTTTTGCTGTAGCTTCCAAACCCTCCCAACTGCAGCTGCTGCTTTCTACCAGAACACCATCAAACACCTGCCCTGGCAGCTGGTACTTTAGCTTCCAAAACCTTGGGCTTTCAGAAAGCTCTATTTCCTAGAATTCCAGCTGAAGCCTTGCTCACTCCAGGAGCTCACAGGACCCTGTGTGCCCCTGAGCTATGGGAGACAGGACACTCAAGGGAAGCTGACTCTCAGCTCAGCCAGGCTGGCAGGAATGTCTCTGCCCAGGGGCTCAGCAGGCTGCAGAAAGCTAGACTAGAGCCCAATCAGTGCAGTGGAGCTCAGTTCACCCTCCTCACTTCCTCCCCAACCCGGGGAGAGGCGCATATTACCAAGTAGTTGCCCACATATGCTTACATGCTATGTGACAAGAACAAAAAAGGACTCCAGGTAGATCTTCCCACCCCATTATTTGAAGACCCTGCTTCCCATGCCAGTCCTGGCAATACCTCTCTTCTGAGTGTAAAGAGACCCGCAAGTCTGGGCTATGAATgggaaaatagttttattttttgtctggGGAGTCAGCCAGTGTTCAGCCTCAGAACTTCTGGAACTGCTTCTTGGTGCCAGCAGCCTTGGTGACTTTCAGCACATTGAAACGCACAGTCTTGCTCAGGGGCCGGCACTCGCCCACCGTCACGATGTCACCAATCTGCACGTCCCTGTGGGAAGGATGGTGTCCTCAGGAACAGTAGGCCCAGCAGGCCTCCAGAGATCTTCACTTTCAGCACCACACTGAGTGTTCCCTGTCTTGGCTCCACCCAGCCCAAAAGGCCCATCTACCTCTAGGAACTGAACATAAATTATAGCTTCCATCTCCCAGACTCCTAGGGGTGCCTATACCTCccccaccaaggagaaccagcCTCTGCAACCAGTGCCCCATACCACCTCGTTCTGCTTCCTGTTTAAGTCCTCTCCCCTGCTCATGGTTCTGAGAAAGGTGACAAGGATTCTAGGACTTGCAGCCAGCAGCTCTAGTGCTCACCTGAAGCAAGGGGACAGATGCACAGACATGTTTTTGTGGCGCTTCTCGAACCGGTTGTACTTGCGGATGTAATGGAGATAGTCCCGGCGGATGACAATGGTCCTCTGCATCTTCATCTTGGTGACTACACCTGGGGGAGAGGGCAGACAGACCATGGGTTAGTTGGGCCTCATGAGTTAGGGAGCCAATGATAGCTTGGGAGAAGGCTGGGAGTTAAAATCGGCTAAATAGGACCCCCAAGAAGCCCTGCTTCTGGCATCAGCTTTATCAAGTGGCTGTTTCGGCAGTGCCTGTGGTAGACATCCGAAGACCATCGTGAAAACAGACATCATCTGCCAGTGACCCTGAAGGCTAGGAAGTCTAGGTACCCCAGAACCCCGCACTCACCAGACAGGATTCGCCCTCGGATGGAGACATTACCAGTGAAGGGACATTTCTTGTCTATGTAGGTGCCTTCAATGGCCTGAGGATAAAAGTAAGctttagggttggagaaatggctcagcggttaaggcacttgcccacaaagtcggaggaccatggtttgattcaccaggacccatgtaagccagatgcacaaggagtatgcacctggagttcatttgcagtggctggaggccctggcgcaagcattctctcattatttctatctgcctctctctcaaataaataaatttaaaaaatatttaaaaagagagtaagctttaaagccaggtgtggtggcacaggcctttaatcccagcactcgggaggcagaggtaagaggatggctatgACAGttcaaaattccaggtcagcatgggctagagtgaaaccctaccttgaaaaacaaaaaacaaacaaaaaattacatatatataacactAATCTTTAGCTAAGCTTACTGGCACAAGccttttaataccagtactcaggaggaagaggtaggagaactgctgtgatttcaaaccagcctggactagaggtccaggtcagcctgggttagaatgagacacccccccaacacacacaaaccaaccaaaccaaaaaaagttgaactttagtgttggagagatggctcagtgattaaggcacttgcctgtgaagcctaaaggcctgggctcaattctccagtacccatgcaagccaggtgcacaatgtggtgcatgcatctgcagttcatttgcagtggccggaggccctggcacatccattctcttatctacctttctctctcaaataaacaaataaaagatcttttaaaaaatgagctttaGGTAAGTCTTTCTTAAACCGAGGTGTGGGTACTCCCAGGAACCTGAGAGGCAGCCACTCAGATGTGGGCAGGCCAACTGGTCCCCCAACACATGCAGGATCACAGGACAGTAATTCTTAGAGGCCCCTCCCCAACCTCTTTGGGCGTCTTGAAGCCTAGACCGATGTTCTTGTAGTAACGGGgaagtttctccttgccagtttcTCCCAACAGCACTCTCTTCTTGTTTTGAAAGATGGTAGGCTGCTTTTGGTAAGCTCGTTCAGTCTGCAGGATGGAGAGAGGAAGCTGGTGAACTTGCAAGCAACTGTGGAGCATTTAGATCCAAAGAAAAGCGCTCCAAAATGacacaaatacatgcacaaaCCACCCTAAACCCAAAGTGATTACAGTTTATATGCCCTAAAGGGAGGATGTCCCACGGCCAAACTTCTAACACTTCCTGTGCCTTCAGCCAAGGTTATTCTCCCAAAGCCCTAATCATCCACATGAGGGTTCAAATCAAACGTAAGCAGTCTGGGAGGaaaggcctgtcatcccagctacttgAGAAGCTAAGGCAGGGCATAGCATGTTCGaggccagactaggctacatCCACAGGCCCTGTGTCAAAGtaaaacaaacatacacaagTGTTGGGGGTGCAGCTTAGCAGTGGAGCGCTTGCCTGACCTGCATAAGGCACTGGCTTCTATCTTCaggattaaaaagcaaaaaaaaagcaaaaaaaagctagagagatggcttagccattaaagacgcttgcttgcaaagatagTCCACCAGTTAAGAttgctcagcacccacataaagccagaccccaaAAGTAGCGCAAACAGTCCCAAGAGACCCTGGCTACCCCCCACTACCCAGACGTGTGttagacgtggtggtgcacgcctctttaatcccagcacttgaattCGAGTCCACCCTCGGTTGTAGTGAGACTCTATTttggaaaaacacacacacaagtgaggcCGGCAAGCTTTAATTTCAAAATGTGGGAActggggtaagaggatcaccattcagttcaaagtcagcccgagctagaattACAGGTTCATCTGAGGAAGaaactgtgcctcaaaaaaagtcagaaattaaaattattaaacgATGGGTCCCACAGGATTACACCACGAGGCTGCGAAGCCCGAGCCCCTATTAATGTATAGACCTCAAGAACCTGGATTAAGGGACACGTACGCTCTGATTAACCAACAAATCATCAGGGAAAGCCGAAATAAACCCCAAAGTGGGGCGCACGGCCCGCAGACTCCGCGACAGTTCAAAGCGCCCACCTGAATGTCCGCCATCTTCCCGGCAGGCCGAGGAAAAGAGAGCGGAGTCCGCGTCCAGGTTTCCTTAACAGCTGAGTAAGAACGAGAGCGGAAATGACGTAAGGAGGCGGGTTAGCGCCAATCAGCTTGGTACTTCCGGCGCAATTCAGATGATGGACAGACCGCCCCGGAGCACGCGACTCGGAGAAAGTCCGTACACTGGCGATACCGGTGAAAGACGTATGTGGAAGCAGACATCTGATCTCGCGAGACTCTCTGGCGTGGTTTATGTTATCGCGAGAGCTGTTACGTTTCTGTGGGGCGCACATTCTCGTGAGATTTGGATACCGCGGGTTGTGTTCCTTGAGCGTTGGAACAGGAAGCGGTGGCAGCCATGTTTCTGCCgggcacgtgccatcttgtggcACATCTAAGGGTGATAGCTGCTCAGGAACTGACTTAAAGCGGCGTCCTGTGCTCCTCGGGATTTAGTGAACACAGGCTGTTCTGCTGCCATTCGATCTACAACAGCACTGATATAACTTTCCTGGATGATATAACTGTTCTACCCTGCGCTGCTACATggttaccattgccatttgaaatgTGGCTTTTGCGACTGAGAACCAGAATTTGTAGCTGTATTTCACAGctacttaattttattattattattattgttttttgaggtagggtctcactctaatccaggctgacctggaattcactatgtagtcccagggtggcctcaagctcaaggcgatcctcctactctgcctccggagtgctggggtgGCTCTGTTACTTAATAGACGTACGTGGCTCATAGTCTCTATGTTGAATGGCATAAGTCTATAACAAATAGTTTCCCCGGCTAGCCTCAACCCCCCTGCTTAACTCCGTGTAACTGCAACTAGGTTTTCCTTAGTCTGTtcttggtagggtttcactctagctcagggtgatctggaattcactatgtatttccagggcggccttgaactcttagcaatcctaccacctacctccccagtgctgggattaaaggtgtgtgccaccacccctggcaaaTACCTTAAAAAATGTCAGTTCTTCAGTCACTCTTCTTATG carries:
- the Rps11 gene encoding 40S ribosomal protein S11, with protein sequence MADIQTERAYQKQPTIFQNKKRVLLGETGKEKLPRYYKNIGLGFKTPKEAIEGTYIDKKCPFTGNVSIRGRILSGVVTKMKMQRTIVIRRDYLHYIRKYNRFEKRHKNMSVHLSPCFRDVQIGDIVTVGECRPLSKTVRFNVLKVTKAAGTKKQFQKF